Proteins from one Methanococcus maripaludis C5 genomic window:
- a CDS encoding type II toxin-antitoxin system mRNA interferase toxin, RelE/StbE family, translated as MSDMKLAIRDKRVQKKLQKIFKKDKVHADAIDSAFDKILEYPNRGIPMTGELAGFRHLHVYDSFVILYFVDEVEKIIYIDNYGHHDEMYSWNDKMKKSKK; from the coding sequence ATGAGTGATATGAAATTAGCAATTCGTGATAAACGGGTTCAGAAAAAACTCCAAAAAATTTTTAAAAAAGATAAAGTTCATGCAGATGCTATTGACTCTGCATTTGATAAAATTCTTGAATATCCTAATCGCGGTATTCCAATGACTGGTGAACTCGCCGGTTTTAGGCATTTGCATGTTTATGATTCTTTTGTTATACTTTATTTCGTTGATGAAGTTGAAAAAATAATATATATCGACAACTACGGCCACCATGATGAAATGTATTCATGGAACGACAAGATGAAAAAATCAAAAAAATAA
- the cas5 gene encoding CRISPR-associated protein Cas5, with the protein MDVDKILEFELYGKFAHFKKFYSNASSLTYSVPPRTVLMGIVASVLEEKRDSYYNWLSKDNAGFGIQILSESRKGMYNTNYIGKNGTSPTSVEIVMPVNHNVRYMVYFYSTDQEKYELFKKRLIDENWGYGLYFGQRQFRAFAKFHKEYVGAEIVRKNDFDGLVSTCISENNIIDINFEKEKQLLRERMPIDFNGSRESSNKSEIIYEKSGKPISGKFKEVFGISNKNICFLE; encoded by the coding sequence ATGGATGTTGATAAAATACTTGAATTTGAACTTTATGGGAAATTTGCACATTTCAAAAAGTTCTATTCAAATGCTTCGTCACTTACCTATTCAGTACCTCCGAGAACCGTGCTTATGGGAATTGTTGCGTCAGTACTTGAAGAGAAGAGGGATTCTTATTATAACTGGCTTTCAAAAGATAATGCGGGATTTGGAATTCAGATATTATCAGAAAGTCGAAAAGGAATGTACAATACAAATTATATTGGAAAAAATGGAACTTCTCCAACAAGTGTTGAAATAGTAATGCCTGTAAATCATAATGTAAGATATATGGTATATTTTTATTCAACTGATCAAGAAAAGTATGAATTGTTTAAAAAGCGTTTAATTGATGAAAATTGGGGCTATGGGCTATATTTCGGACAAAGGCAATTCAGGGCTTTTGCAAAATTTCATAAAGAATATGTAGGGGCAGAAATCGTTAGAAAAAATGACTTTGATGGTTTAGTATCAACGTGTATATCTGAAAACAATATTATAGACATCAATTTTGAAAAAGAAAAACAGCTTTTACGCGAAAGAATGCCAATAGACTTTAATGGATCTCGAGAAAGTAGTAATAAATCTGAAATAATATACGAAAAGTCTGGAAAACCAATTTCTGGCAAATTTAAGGAAGTTTTTGGAATTTCTAACAAAAATATATGCTTTTTAGAATAG
- the cas1 gene encoding CRISPR-associated endonuclease Cas1, which produces MSVNRYNVIGFNRGDIIKLIINTPGTYISKSGTRFKLKNGENVQEIPAKKVEQILITCPSSISTEAISLAVEENIDLVLLKMNGKPIGRFWHSKHGSISTIRKKQLLLSENELGITFVKEWISKKMENQIDFLKMLSMNRRDERRELLKENVLKIDEEIKKLDNVTFNQNIDEIRNTVQGYEGYASRVYFEMISKSLPEKYQFNGRSRNPAKDYFNCMLNYGYGILYSQIERSCIIAGLDPYIGILHVDNYNRKAFTFDLIEKYRIYVDKTIFKMFSTKKIRDDFFEEIEGGFFLAKDGKQALISEYNLLMESTEKYRGKNMEVQNIIQSDCHNIANRILNW; this is translated from the coding sequence TTGAGTGTTAACAGATATAATGTTATCGGTTTTAATCGGGGGGATATCATAAAATTAATTATCAACACTCCTGGAACATACATTTCAAAATCAGGAACTCGTTTTAAATTAAAAAATGGAGAAAATGTACAGGAAATTCCTGCAAAAAAAGTAGAACAGATTTTAATTACCTGCCCTTCATCAATATCAACTGAGGCCATATCGCTAGCAGTTGAAGAAAATATTGATTTAGTACTCTTAAAAATGAATGGAAAACCAATTGGAAGATTTTGGCATTCAAAACATGGCAGTATCTCAACAATTAGAAAAAAGCAGCTCTTACTTTCGGAAAATGAACTTGGGATAACTTTTGTTAAAGAATGGATTTCTAAAAAGATGGAAAACCAGATTGATTTTTTAAAAATGCTTTCCATGAATCGTAGAGACGAAAGAAGGGAGTTACTTAAAGAAAATGTCTTAAAAATTGACGAAGAAATAAAAAAATTAGATAATGTTACATTTAATCAAAATATTGATGAAATAAGAAATACAGTTCAGGGTTACGAAGGTTATGCAAGTAGGGTTTATTTTGAAATGATTTCAAAAAGTTTACCTGAAAAATACCAATTTAACGGAAGAAGCAGGAATCCTGCAAAAGATTATTTTAACTGTATGCTAAACTACGGCTACGGAATACTTTATTCTCAAATTGAACGCTCCTGCATAATTGCAGGACTTGACCCATATATCGGAATTTTACACGTTGATAACTACAATAGAAAAGCATTTACTTTCGATTTAATTGAAAAATACAGAATATACGTTGATAAAACCATTTTTAAAATGTTTTCGACTAAAAAAATTAGAGATGATTTTTTTGAAGAAATTGAAGGTGGGTTTTTCCTAGCAAAAGATGGAAAACAGGCATTAATTTCTGAATACAACCTATTAATGGAAAGTACCGAAAAATACCGTGGAAAAAATATGGAAGTTCAAAATATAATCCAGTCAGATTGTCACAACATCGCAAACAGGATTTTAAACTGGTGA
- the cas2 gene encoding CRISPR-associated endonuclease Cas2 yields the protein MLLWVIYDISNDKIRSKVSKTCLNYGLYRVQKSVFLGEVESNSLDELKILLEDTIDMDIDSVYVFPMSKDELNKAGLIGQAFDKELLSDEIVSKFF from the coding sequence ATGCTGTTATGGGTTATTTATGATATTTCAAACGATAAAATAAGAAGTAAGGTTTCAAAAACGTGTTTAAACTATGGATTATACCGGGTTCAGAAAAGCGTCTTTTTAGGTGAAGTTGAAAGTAATTCATTAGATGAATTAAAGATTCTTTTGGAAGATACTATTGATATGGACATTGATTCAGTTTACGTATTTCCGATGAGTAAAGACGAACTAAATAAAGCAGGATTAATTGGTCAAGCATTTGATAAAGAGTTGTTGTCTGATGAAATCGTCTCAAAATTCTTTTAA
- a CDS encoding TM1802 family CRISPR-associated protein yields MITSFRKLGAEKLNGLSPADRKLEFLKFQTIVPKTIPEKTFYEIILNLNTSTNEIEIKLGKELSEENRFDFMGFEIPVKGNPKKIYFTTNQLRYLDITVPQMIEKIEKDFKKSKEYDEFKKYLLNIKDTFCTEKIRIDKGKEKKYCGLDFEKLQNNIKLEIGKEQVSIKDIEEYCKKVQTENYPDLKSSKKSELKTYVNIYSLKIDGKSILETGFKEDYVNIVDYTLKERYFDKAELKKGICGICGTESDITGKIDIPLSFYITDNKYFFENLTEKNKHKSFSICKNCFEELRIGISEIQKNFGGQVAKGISYYIIPKNNYSDPNFKKVCKKINDKLQGTSSSVNGKFNEIRDIKRVEYKNEDFVLDYLFYTQDKAKFTVLENITDVSYSRMEFIFDELKRLTNEELYSKLIEVVFNHVYVLLFPNKLSHTKVDSKLYQKEFLSLFSSMINGRAINYDKILRNFNYIFKKYYFNTEYNNDRRLRERHIQMNILLTWFNKISGFTGGFDNMVDTSAIPIEDKDILEFFRIHEDIYSNNTYRQGLFLLGYLINKILLEQNDKSGNFMNKINFDGIPSKRVHRLILDVTEYLSIYKIYSENNGVYSQMVDRLQGIDNSELKGDEIVFYVLSGVSFGRYLGHKYYMEKKGGNNE; encoded by the coding sequence TTGATTACCAGTTTTAGAAAGTTAGGGGCGGAAAAGCTAAACGGTCTTTCTCCTGCAGATCGGAAATTGGAATTTTTAAAATTTCAGACGATAGTTCCAAAAACAATACCTGAAAAAACTTTTTATGAGATAATTTTGAATTTAAATACCTCTACAAATGAAATTGAGATTAAACTTGGAAAAGAGTTATCCGAAGAAAATAGATTTGACTTTATGGGTTTTGAAATTCCTGTAAAGGGTAATCCTAAAAAAATATACTTTACAACCAATCAATTAAGATACCTCGATATTACCGTACCCCAAATGATCGAAAAGATAGAAAAAGACTTTAAAAAGTCTAAAGAATATGATGAATTTAAAAAATACCTTTTGAACATTAAAGATACATTTTGCACAGAAAAAATCCGGATAGATAAAGGTAAGGAAAAAAAATATTGTGGATTGGATTTTGAAAAACTTCAGAACAATATAAAATTGGAAATCGGGAAAGAACAAGTCTCTATTAAGGACATTGAAGAATACTGCAAAAAAGTACAAACTGAAAATTATCCTGACCTTAAATCCAGTAAAAAATCGGAATTAAAAACCTATGTAAATATTTACAGTTTAAAAATAGATGGCAAATCAATTTTAGAAACGGGATTTAAAGAGGATTATGTAAATATTGTTGATTACACTTTAAAAGAGCGGTATTTTGATAAGGCCGAACTTAAGAAAGGAATTTGCGGAATTTGCGGAACTGAATCAGACATTACTGGTAAAATAGATATTCCACTTTCGTTTTATATAACTGATAATAAATATTTTTTTGAAAATCTAACTGAAAAAAATAAGCATAAATCATTTTCAATATGCAAAAACTGTTTCGAAGAACTGAGAATCGGAATTTCTGAAATTCAAAAGAATTTTGGGGGTCAGGTTGCAAAAGGTATTTCTTATTATATTATTCCTAAAAATAATTATTCGGATCCAAATTTTAAAAAAGTCTGTAAAAAAATTAATGATAAATTACAGGGTACTTCGTCGTCAGTAAATGGTAAATTTAATGAGATAAGGGATATAAAACGTGTAGAATATAAAAACGAAGATTTTGTTTTGGATTATCTATTTTATACCCAGGATAAAGCAAAATTCACGGTTCTTGAAAATATTACTGATGTTTCCTATTCAAGAATGGAATTTATTTTCGATGAACTAAAAAGATTAACTAACGAAGAATTGTATTCAAAATTAATTGAAGTAGTATTTAACCACGTGTACGTACTTTTGTTTCCAAATAAACTATCCCACACAAAAGTAGATTCAAAATTATATCAAAAAGAGTTTTTATCATTATTTTCAAGCATGATTAACGGAAGGGCAATAAACTATGATAAAATTCTTAGAAATTTTAATTACATTTTTAAAAAATATTATTTCAATACTGAATATAACAACGATCGTAGACTCCGAGAGCGACACATTCAAATGAATATCTTATTAACATGGTTCAACAAAATTTCGGGATTTACAGGGGGTTTTGATAACATGGTTGATACGTCAGCAATTCCAATTGAGGATAAAGATATTTTGGAATTTTTTAGAATACATGAAGACATATACTCCAATAACACCTATCGACAGGGTCTTTTTTTATTGGGGTATTTGATAAATAAAATATTGCTGGAACAAAATGATAAATCCGGCAATTTTATGAATAAAATAAATTTTGATGGAATTCCTTCAAAAAGGGTTCACAGACTTATTTTAGATGTTACAGAATATTTGTCAATTTACAAAATATACTCTGAAAATAATGGGGTTTATTCGCAGATGGTAGATAGACTACAGGGAATAGATAATTCCGAATTAAAAGGGGATGAAATCGTATTTTATGTCCTTTCAGGAGTTTCATTTGGAAGATATTTAGGTCATAAATATTATATGGAAAAAAAAGGTGGGAATAATGAGTAA
- a CDS encoding DUF2683 family protein produces MVHVQVDLSDDSNRIIEIFKAQHSIPKKSIAIDMFISQFASYGKEALEYNPAFVKETIEHSKGKDFIDITDKKSRRKHLGLE; encoded by the coding sequence ATGGTTCATGTTCAAGTTGATTTAAGCGATGATTCAAACAGGATTATTGAGATATTCAAGGCTCAACATTCAATCCCTAAAAAATCTATCGCAATAGATATGTTTATTTCACAATTTGCGAGTTATGGTAAAGAAGCTTTAGAATATAACCCCGCATTTGTAAAAGAAACAATAGAACATAGTAAAGGTAAGGATTTTATAGATATAACGGATAAAAAATCCAGAAGAAAACATTTGGGATTAGAATGA
- the cas4 gene encoding CRISPR-associated protein Cas4 produces the protein MKSSQNSFNEFNENEYYITPSEMLEFLYCKRFIYFMNYLGIEQHQEKRYKVMKGRTIHEKKEIENANYLRKKINVIDKKINVSMVSKVYGIKGIVDEVLTLSDGTMAPLDYKFAEYKGKIYETYKMQTIMYSLMISETFEKEVKHGFILYCRGKNVLKEINMTEKDVNKLSEYLDEFKKILTGYYPKPTSYKQRCIDCCYRNICVK, from the coding sequence ATGAAATCGTCTCAAAATTCTTTTAACGAGTTTAATGAAAATGAATATTACATAACTCCTTCAGAAATGCTTGAATTCCTGTATTGCAAGAGGTTTATCTACTTCATGAATTATTTGGGGATAGAACAACATCAAGAAAAGAGATATAAGGTAATGAAGGGTAGAACCATTCACGAAAAAAAGGAAATAGAAAATGCGAACTATTTGCGTAAAAAAATAAATGTGATTGACAAAAAAATAAACGTTTCGATGGTTTCAAAAGTTTATGGGATTAAAGGAATTGTTGACGAAGTTTTAACTCTTTCAGACGGCACTATGGCACCACTTGATTACAAATTTGCTGAATACAAGGGTAAAATTTACGAAACCTACAAAATGCAGACTATAATGTATTCTTTAATGATATCCGAGACTTTTGAAAAGGAAGTTAAACATGGATTTATATTATACTGCCGTGGAAAAAACGTTTTAAAAGAAATAAATATGACTGAAAAAGATGTCAATAAATTAAGTGAATATTTAGACGAATTCAAGAAAATATTAACGGGATATTATCCAAAACCAACGTCATATAAACAAAGATGTATTGATTGTTGTTATAGAAATATTTGCGTAAAATAA
- the cas7b gene encoding type I-B CRISPR-associated protein Cas7/Csh2, which translates to MSNKDVSNIITNSEILFIYDAEKTNPNGDMDNQNKPRMDWDTNTNLVSDVRLKRYIRDYFEKYLGEEIFITENAKDSKDRAKQLDSNKKQHTDLIDVRLFGAVFAEEGSNSHISGPVQFNWGYSLNEVELQESTTITSSFSSGTGVGKDYRVKYSVIAFNGAINGNAAKTSTLSEKDIVLLDEAILNSIPLCRTRSKIGQTPRLYIRVCLKDEKSYLDDLREYISLKNKKNLNNVLDVELNISNLIGYLKKNTEKISEIICWKHENLSVPEFETLTDENTYNKNVKITKLVI; encoded by the coding sequence ATGAGTAACAAAGATGTAAGTAATATAATCACAAATTCAGAAATTTTATTTATATATGATGCAGAAAAAACAAACCCAAATGGGGACATGGATAATCAGAACAAGCCCAGAATGGATTGGGATACAAATACAAATCTTGTAAGTGATGTAAGGCTTAAACGATACATAAGAGACTATTTTGAAAAATATCTCGGGGAAGAAATTTTCATAACTGAAAATGCAAAAGATTCGAAAGATCGAGCTAAGCAACTAGATTCAAATAAGAAACAACACACTGATTTGATAGATGTAAGGCTTTTTGGAGCAGTATTTGCAGAAGAAGGGTCTAATTCCCACATATCTGGCCCAGTTCAATTTAATTGGGGTTATTCTCTGAACGAAGTGGAATTACAAGAATCTACAACAATAACCTCAAGTTTTAGTTCGGGAACGGGTGTTGGTAAGGATTATCGAGTAAAATATTCTGTAATTGCGTTTAACGGTGCAATCAATGGAAATGCTGCAAAAACATCTACGTTGTCAGAAAAAGATATTGTATTGCTTGACGAAGCAATTTTAAATTCAATACCGCTTTGTAGAACCCGGTCAAAAATTGGTCAAACACCACGATTGTATATTAGGGTATGTTTAAAAGACGAAAAATCATACCTTGACGATTTAAGGGAGTATATTTCATTGAAAAATAAGAAAAATCTAAACAATGTTTTAGATGTGGAATTAAACATTTCCAATCTTATTGGATATTTAAAAAAGAATACTGAAAAAATTTCTGAAATTATATGTTGGAAACATGAAAATTTGAGTGTGCCCGAATTTGAAACCTTAACTGATGAGAATACGTACAATAAAAATGTTAAAATTACTAAATTAGTCATCTGA
- the topA gene encoding DNA topoisomerase I, with amino-acid sequence MTGLIICEKPNVAKKIAEALGKPKKKSHNSVPYYELERQGETIVVASAVGHLYTLQEKTKTKFGDYPVYDIQWVPASTLDEKKYIQKYIDALKKVSKGANKFYVATDWDIEGELIGYHALNFTCGQKNAHRLRFSSLTKKEIAKAYENPNEIDFGLVDAGDSRHKIDWYFGINVSRALMQAVSSVKRWKTLSTGRVQGPALAFLVDKELEIRNFVPTPYWVLEALLDNELIAIHELEKFWDEEEANNAFEKVKDQKQATVSDVKKTMKSIPPNPPFDLGALQREAHNMFRFSPKRTQEIAQKLYEKGYCSYPRTSSQKLPDDKAYMDEILKNLSKNKDYKPYIEKILSENRKPISGKKDDPAHPAVHAVDVPKEKLPDDELKLYELIARRTIALYWDNAKREYSKINLDINGEIFKLSGSRTVEEGWHEIYYYTKFDEVELPELKKKDVINVNNINFEAKETKPPKRYTMASIIKELEKRKLGTKATRADILEKLTKRGYVIEDGSLTVTDLGIGVTETLRKYCPEIVEETLTRDLEDKLELIQDKKIKKEDVIKETETKLTKILGEFRLKEKEIGNELVDKLDSTNRSLQIIGKCKCGGDMIIIRTKGKKRFVGCSNYPDCDVTFPLPQKGRIKVLNEVCEKCQNPVIGLDRLKICVNPDCTTRISEEDKKEIERAEKEEKICPKCGGKLLIKKGPYGVFRGCENYPKCKYTEKLNGESNEKEIVGKCPKCGSDLYKRRGRFGEFIGCSNYPKCRHTEKIEKKKDDNAKETKAEKKEETKPKTTKKTAPKKTTTKKTAAKKAPAKKTATKK; translated from the coding sequence ATGACTGGACTAATTATCTGTGAGAAACCAAACGTTGCTAAAAAAATTGCAGAAGCCCTTGGGAAACCAAAGAAAAAATCCCACAATTCAGTACCGTACTACGAGTTGGAAAGACAGGGAGAAACCATAGTTGTAGCTTCAGCAGTAGGTCACCTCTATACGCTACAAGAAAAAACCAAAACTAAATTTGGAGATTACCCTGTTTACGATATTCAATGGGTTCCAGCATCTACGCTCGATGAAAAAAAATACATTCAAAAATACATCGATGCACTGAAAAAAGTCTCAAAAGGCGCAAACAAATTTTACGTTGCGACGGACTGGGATATCGAAGGGGAATTAATTGGGTACCATGCATTAAACTTCACATGCGGTCAAAAAAACGCTCACAGATTAAGATTTTCAAGTTTAACAAAGAAAGAAATTGCAAAAGCTTATGAAAATCCAAATGAAATTGATTTTGGGCTTGTTGATGCAGGAGACAGCCGACACAAAATCGACTGGTATTTTGGTATAAATGTTTCAAGAGCACTTATGCAGGCAGTTAGTTCTGTTAAACGATGGAAAACCCTCAGTACAGGTAGGGTTCAAGGTCCAGCACTTGCTTTTTTAGTAGATAAAGAATTAGAAATTAGAAATTTCGTTCCAACACCGTACTGGGTGCTTGAAGCTCTCTTGGATAATGAATTAATTGCAATTCACGAGCTTGAAAAATTCTGGGATGAAGAAGAAGCAAATAACGCTTTTGAAAAAGTAAAAGATCAAAAGCAGGCGACAGTTTCAGATGTTAAAAAAACAATGAAAAGCATTCCCCCAAATCCGCCTTTCGATTTAGGTGCACTCCAAAGAGAAGCACACAATATGTTTAGATTTTCACCTAAAAGAACGCAGGAAATTGCGCAAAAATTGTATGAAAAAGGATACTGTTCATACCCGAGAACCAGCTCCCAAAAACTTCCTGATGATAAAGCGTACATGGACGAAATCCTGAAAAATCTTTCAAAAAATAAAGATTACAAACCATATATTGAAAAAATTTTAAGTGAAAACAGAAAACCAATTTCAGGTAAAAAAGACGACCCTGCACACCCTGCAGTACACGCAGTGGACGTTCCAAAGGAAAAACTTCCTGATGATGAATTAAAATTGTACGAACTTATTGCAAGACGAACAATTGCACTTTACTGGGATAACGCTAAAAGGGAATATTCAAAAATCAACCTCGATATAAACGGCGAAATATTCAAATTAAGTGGTTCAAGAACCGTTGAAGAAGGATGGCACGAAATATACTACTACACTAAATTTGATGAAGTGGAACTTCCAGAATTGAAGAAAAAAGACGTTATAAATGTAAATAATATTAACTTCGAAGCAAAAGAGACGAAGCCTCCAAAAAGATACACAATGGCTTCAATTATCAAGGAACTTGAAAAAAGAAAACTTGGGACAAAGGCAACGAGAGCAGACATTCTTGAAAAACTAACCAAACGTGGTTATGTGATTGAAGATGGTTCTTTAACTGTTACTGATCTTGGAATTGGAGTTACAGAAACTTTGAGAAAGTACTGTCCTGAAATTGTTGAAGAAACACTTACAAGAGATCTTGAAGATAAATTAGAGCTTATTCAGGATAAAAAAATCAAAAAGGAAGACGTTATAAAAGAAACAGAAACCAAGCTTACAAAAATCCTTGGAGAATTCCGTTTAAAAGAAAAAGAAATCGGAAACGAACTTGTGGATAAACTCGATTCGACAAACCGGTCTTTACAAATCATTGGAAAATGTAAATGTGGCGGAGACATGATTATCATCCGCACAAAGGGTAAAAAAAGATTTGTTGGATGTAGTAATTACCCAGACTGTGACGTTACATTCCCACTACCTCAAAAAGGAAGAATTAAAGTTCTAAACGAAGTCTGCGAAAAATGCCAGAATCCAGTAATTGGGCTTGATAGATTAAAAATTTGTGTAAATCCAGACTGTACCACGAGAATTTCAGAAGAAGATAAAAAAGAAATTGAAAGAGCTGAAAAAGAAGAAAAAATATGTCCAAAATGTGGTGGCAAGCTTTTAATTAAAAAGGGACCTTATGGAGTTTTCAGAGGCTGCGAAAATTACCCAAAATGTAAATATACGGAAAAATTAAATGGAGAATCCAATGAAAAAGAAATCGTTGGAAAATGTCCAAAATGTGGAAGCGACCTCTATAAAAGAAGAGGGCGATTTGGAGAATTTATTGGATGCAGCAATTACCCAAAATGTAGACACACTGAAAAAATAGAAAAGAAAAAAGACGATAATGCAAAAGAAACTAAGGCGGAAAAGAAGGAAGAAACAAAACCAAAAACCACGAAGAAAACAGCCCCAAAAAAGACTACAACTAAAAAAACAGCTGCCAAGAAAGCACCTGCTAAAAAAACAGCGACTAAAAAATAA
- a CDS encoding DUF4041 domain-containing protein, whose translation MQSFGFYSPRYNLASSESYKNQITLIRARQKEMVKSKEAVNYYPDWTVNGSKKEGQKMTNDNIKLIVRSFNNECEANIFKVKYNNIDASEKRIRTSYEILNKLGNRNRISIAPQYLNLKLEELYLAYEYELKKREEQEEQARIREQMREEARVLKEIETMKAKIEKEETHFKQAVEGLKAKMENATEAQKLKYEEKLKELEEKIKLLEKDKEDVYNREQNTRAGYVYIISNIGSLGDDVYKIGMTRRLEPFDRVRELSGASVPFPFDVHAMVFSEDAPKLETALHNYFRERQVNKINNKKEFFKVNLHEVEKVVNENHNKVVEFTKIAEAEQYRQTLAMNNELIQNKEKFESEA comes from the coding sequence ATGCAATCTTTTGGATTTTATTCTCCAAGATACAATTTAGCATCGTCTGAGTCATATAAAAATCAGATTACTCTAATAAGAGCTCGGCAAAAAGAAATGGTTAAATCTAAAGAAGCTGTTAACTATTATCCCGACTGGACCGTGAATGGCAGTAAAAAAGAAGGTCAAAAAATGACCAACGATAACATAAAACTCATAGTCCGTTCTTTTAATAATGAATGCGAAGCAAATATTTTCAAAGTCAAATATAACAATATTGACGCAAGTGAAAAAAGAATTAGGACTTCTTACGAAATTTTAAACAAACTTGGAAACAGAAACAGGATTTCCATTGCTCCACAATATCTTAATTTAAAATTAGAAGAATTGTATCTCGCATATGAGTATGAACTGAAAAAACGTGAAGAACAGGAAGAACAGGCACGGATAAGAGAACAAATGAGGGAAGAAGCAAGGGTTTTAAAAGAAATAGAAACTATGAAAGCCAAAATTGAAAAAGAAGAAACTCATTTTAAACAAGCTGTTGAAGGACTAAAGGCAAAAATGGAAAATGCAACGGAAGCTCAAAAATTGAAATACGAAGAAAAATTAAAGGAACTCGAAGAAAAAATTAAACTTCTCGAAAAAGATAAGGAAGATGTATACAATAGGGAACAAAATACTAGGGCAGGATATGTTTATATTATTTCAAATATCGGTTCATTGGGGGATGACGTATATAAAATTGGAATGACTCGACGGCTTGAACCATTTGACCGGGTAAGGGAACTTAGTGGGGCTTCGGTTCCATTCCCATTTGATGTTCATGCGATGGTGTTTAGTGAAGATGCACCAAAACTCGAAACTGCACTTCATAATTATTTCCGAGAAAGACAGGTAAATAAAATCAATAATAAAAAAGAATTCTTTAAGGTAAACCTCCATGAGGTTGAAAAAGTAGTTAATGAAAATCACAACAAGGTCGTTGAATTTACAAAAATTGCTGAAGCTGAGCAGTATCGTCAAACGCTTGCAATGAATAATGAATTAATTCAAAACAAGGAAAAATTTGAGTCAGAAGCTTAA
- the sucD gene encoding succinate--CoA ligase subunit alpha — MILLDENTRAIVQGITGNQGRFHTKNMLECNTNVVAGVTPGKAGQDVYGVPVYDTVLETVEKYDANASLIFIPAPFVKDAAYEAVDAGLDLVTIITEHIPIQDSMDIVAYGKKHGVNIIGPNTPGLASPKVGKLGIIPVSILKEGNIGMVSRSGTLTYEIASQLTTSNYGQSSCVGIGGDPITGLRYIEVLEMFEKDSETDAVVMVGEIGGNAEEDAAEKMISKMKKPVISYIAGQSAPEGKRMGHAGAIIEKGVGTAKSKMEALENAGAHVAKRISDIPLLLKEII, encoded by the coding sequence TTGATTCTTCTAGACGAAAACACAAGAGCAATTGTTCAAGGGATCACTGGAAATCAGGGCAGATTCCACACAAAAAATATGCTTGAATGCAATACCAATGTTGTAGCAGGTGTAACTCCTGGAAAAGCGGGCCAAGATGTCTACGGAGTTCCTGTTTATGATACTGTTTTGGAAACCGTTGAAAAATACGATGCAAACGCGTCTTTAATATTCATACCTGCACCATTTGTAAAAGATGCGGCATACGAAGCAGTAGATGCAGGACTTGACCTCGTTACAATCATTACCGAACACATACCAATTCAGGATTCAATGGATATTGTAGCATACGGAAAAAAACACGGCGTAAATATAATCGGACCAAACACTCCAGGTTTAGCATCTCCAAAGGTAGGAAAACTTGGAATTATCCCGGTGAGCATATTAAAAGAAGGAAATATTGGAATGGTATCAAGAAGTGGCACATTAACTTACGAAATTGCAAGCCAGCTAACTACCTCAAACTACGGGCAGTCTTCATGTGTTGGAATTGGTGGAGACCCGATAACTGGTTTGAGATACATTGAAGTTTTGGAAATGTTTGAAAAAGACAGCGAAACTGATGCGGTTGTAATGGTTGGAGAAATCGGTGGAAATGCTGAAGAAGATGCGGCTGAAAAAATGATTTCGAAAATGAAAAAACCAGTTATTTCATACATTGCAGGACAGTCCGCACCCGAAGGAAAAAGAATGGGTCACGCTGGTGCAATTATCGAAAAAGGAGTCGGAACTGCAAAAAGCAAAATGGAAGCACTTGAAAACGCTGGCGCCCATGTTGCAAAAAGAATTTCAGATATACCCTTACTATTAAAAGAAATTATTTAA